In Podospora pseudopauciseta strain CBS 411.78 chromosome 2 map unlocalized CBS411.78m_2, whole genome shotgun sequence, the genomic stretch CTTTGACCGTACGCCATACCTATCCCACCCCAATTCCAAATCCCATGCTAACATCCATCACCAGACATCCAACGcgtcctctccctctcccaccacatCTACGCCCACAcctcccctcaacaacaacccctaGACCTAAAAGCAATccacctctccgccctcctccacgacGTCGGCGATCGCAAGTCcgtttcccctcccctcttcctcccccagTGTCTAACCTCAGCAGAtacctcctcccaaaccaaGACCCAGCAACCCTCATATcaacaaccctcctctccctctcctgccccccctccctcgcccaaaaAGTCCAAGAAATCTGCCTCGCAGTCTCCTACTCCACCGAAGTCAAAAACCCCCCCCATGTGCAGtccatcctcgccaaacACCCCGAGCTGGGGGTCGTGCAAGACGCCGACCGGCTCGACGCCATTGGAGCGGTGGGGATAGCACGGATGTTCACCTTTGGTGGGGCAAAAGGCTCCCGCTCGCTGCAGGCGAGCGTGGATCATATTAATGAGAAGTTGGTCAAGTTGgaggggatgatgaagactgctgaggggaggaggctggcgGGGGAGAGGACAGAGAGGTTGAGACGGTTTcggagggagtgggaggaggaggtggggttTGTGGAAAAGTTGGGGTTGAGtaagggggaggaggagtaggtAAATACCTAGGTAAGGTATGTGTTGTGGAACGTAGGGGTTTAAAGGTTGGATGGGAGTATTCAAGTTGGTAGAAAGGCTGgaaccacac encodes the following:
- a CDS encoding uncharacterized protein (EggNog:ENOG503Q3HC; COG:S); protein product: MEALLTDPLIISVTSYVKDYMRNYDASHDFDHIQRVLSLSHHIYAHTSPQQQPLDLKAIHLSALLHDVGDRKYLLPNQDPATLISTTLLSLSCPPSLAQKVQEICLAVSYSTEVKNPPHVQSILAKHPELGVVQDADRLDAIGAVGIARMFTFGGAKGSRSLQASVDHINEKLVKLEGMMKTAEGRRLAGERTERLRRFRREWEEEVGFVEKLGLSKGEEE